One window of the Rhipicephalus sanguineus isolate Rsan-2018 chromosome 2, BIME_Rsan_1.4, whole genome shotgun sequence genome contains the following:
- the LOC119383357 gene encoding tumor protein D54 isoform X5 gives MSTAPREERKAFTMSGSENFFDASADVKTTDATPDSGVHDLSGMDPEEKARQEAALRDELAQVEEEIQSLRTVLAAKVARSQELKRQLGISVWKELKDDMEQGIKNIQDTAAFKDVSGKLVEWNAAISSAPIYQKTSATIKTAGEKTTTALGSLSASVSKKLGEMKNSTAFKSVEEKVGSVYTNVKSKVSSRSSSVNSFEDALNSHPSNTSVSATPTTTPITEEKKPLS, from the exons ATGTCTACTGCCCCACGAGAAGAACGGAAGGCGTTCACGATGTCGGGGAGCG AGAACTTCTTTGATGCGAGTGCCGACGTAAAAACAACCGACGCCACTCCAGACAGCGGAGTGCACGACCTGTCGGGAATGGATCCCGAAGAAAAGGCTCGCCAGGAGGCTGCTCTGAGGGATGAGCTGGCACAG GTGGAGGAAGAGATCCAGTCCTTGAGGACCGTGCTGGCAGCCAAGGTGGCCAGGTCCCAGGAGCTGAAACGCCAACTAGGCATCAGCGTCTGGAAGGAGCTCAAGGATGACATGGAGCAGGGAATCAAGAACATCCAGGACACTGCTGC GTTTAAAGATGTCAGTGGGAAATTGGTCGAATGGAATGCTGCTATCTCAAGCGCTCCCAT TTACCAGAAGACCAGCGCTACTATCAAGACGGCCGGGGAGAAGACCACCACAGCTCTTGGAAGCCTCAGTGCCAGTGTCTCCAAGAAGCTGGGGGAGATGAA aaactCCACTGCTTTCAAGTCAGTTGAGGAGAAAGTTGGTTCGGTCTACACCAATGTGAAG TCCAAGGTGTCGTCACGAAGCAGCAGCGTCAACAGCTTTGAGGACGCACTCAACAGCCATCCAAGCAATACTTCCGTGTCGGCAACGCCCACGACGACTCCCATTACCGAGGAAAAGAAGCCACTTTCCTAA
- the LOC119383354 gene encoding dnaJ homolog subfamily C member 27 isoform X1: MDIESRIKRPRHVRIIAVGNVEAGKTSIIKRYCEGRFSVKYHATIGVDYGKTKVSIEGIEIMANIFDLSGHPVFKIVRTEFYSNIDAVLLVYDISDSSSSGERAEALERWLHEMAEGMDNTSVVCVVCGNKSDRGARVQNKEVERWVDMHKFSHFVVSALNGTGIREMFQSLLMQVLKVQETGRDPVALWSSCNYSKEELQAVHQVRWSRSEYEKLGIDPRASKDDINRSYRRLAVLLHPDKSTAPGCEEAFKMLVAARTALLKRLLH, from the exons ATGGATATAGAGAGCAGGATAAAGCGACCTCGGCACGTCAGAATCATTGCAGTCGGAAACGTAGAAGCCGGAAAG ACCAGCATAATCAAGCGGTACTGCGAAGGAAGATTTTCTGTGAAGTACCATGCAACAATAGGAGTAGACTACGGCAAAACAAA GGTTTCTATTGAAGGCATCGAAATTATGGCCAACATATTCGACCTTTCTGGACATCCCGTGTTCAAAATA GTACGTACGGAATTCTACTCAAACATTGATGCTGTTCTCCTTGTCTATGACATCAGCGACAGTTCAAGCTCCGGAGAGCGTGCAGAGGCACTCGAGCGATGGCTTCACGAGATGGCAGAGGGCATGGACAACACATCAGTGGTCTGTGTTGTGTGTGGAAACAAG AGCGACAGAGGAGCACGTGTGCAAAACAAGGAAGTTGAAAGATGGGTGGACATGCACAAATTCTCCCATTTTGTTGTCTCAGCCTTGAATGGCACTGGCATCCGTGAAATGTTTCAG AGCCTGCTGATGCAAGTTCTCAAAGTACAAGAGACGGGAAGGGACCCCGTCGCGTTGTGGTCTTCCTGCAACTACAGTAAAGAGGAACTTCAAGCAGTCCATCAAGTACGATGGTCTCGGTCAGAGTACGAGAAGCTTGGAATTGACCCGAGAGCGTCCAA GGATGACATCAACCGGTCTTATCGGCGCCTAGCCGTCCTGCTGCATCCAGACAAGAGCACAGCGCCTGGTTGTGAAGAAGCCTTCAAGATGCTTGTGGCGGCGAGAACTGCTCTGCTCAAGCGTTTACTGCACTGA
- the LOC119383359 gene encoding splicing factor 3B subunit 6, giving the protein MAMQRKTSVRLPPEVNRILYVRNLPYKISGEEMYDIFGKYGAIRQIRVGNTPETRGTAFVVYEDIFDAKNACDHLSGFNVCNRYLVVLYYQPTKAFKRVDQDKKKEEIDRVKKKYGVSDD; this is encoded by the exons ATGGCGATGCAAAGGAAAACTAGC GTTCGGCTGCCGCCAGAGGTGAACAGAATATTGTACGTCAGAAATCTGCCGTACAAGATCTCGGGGGAGGAAATGTACGATATCTTCGGCAAGTACGGAGCCATCAGGCAGATCAGAGT TGGAAATACACCAGAGACTCGTGGCACAGCTTTTGTCGTCTACGAAGACATCTTTGATGCCAAAAATGCCTGTGATCACCTGTCAGGCTTCAACGTCTGCAACCGCTACCTTGTCGTCCTGTACTACCAGCCTACCAAG GCCTTCAAACGAGTGGACCAAGATaagaagaaggaagaaattgACAGAGTCAAAAAGAAGTACGGTGTGTCTGATGACTGA
- the LOC119383357 gene encoding tumor protein D52 isoform X6, with the protein MDRAGAVTYEEDPYLPDCKAGEEESPAYDPGQDLGQVGATDPTLDDEGRSLLRLAAGEEIEELHHENFFDASADVKTTDATPDSGVHDLSGMDPEEKARQEAALRDELAQVEEEIQSLRTVLAAKVARSQELKRQLGISVWKELKDDMEQGIKNIQDTAAQNFPGLFNSTTYQKTSATIKTAGEKTTTALGSLSASVSKKLGEMKNSTAFKSVEEKVGSVYTNVKESIS; encoded by the exons ATGGACCGTGCCGGGGCCGTGACGTACGAGGAAGACCCGTACTTGCCCGACTGCAAGGCCGGCGAGGAAGAGTCGCCCGCGTACGACCCGGGTCAGGACCTCGGGCAGGTGGGTGCCACCGACCCGACGCTCGACGACGAAGGCCGAAGTCTCCTCAGGCTGGCCGCCGGCGAGGAGATCGAGGAGTTGCACCACG AGAACTTCTTTGATGCGAGTGCCGACGTAAAAACAACCGACGCCACTCCAGACAGCGGAGTGCACGACCTGTCGGGAATGGATCCCGAAGAAAAGGCTCGCCAGGAGGCTGCTCTGAGGGATGAGCTGGCACAG GTGGAGGAAGAGATCCAGTCCTTGAGGACCGTGCTGGCAGCCAAGGTGGCCAGGTCCCAGGAGCTGAAACGCCAACTAGGCATCAGCGTCTGGAAGGAGCTCAAGGATGACATGGAGCAGGGAATCAAGAACATCCAGGACACTGCTGC ACAAAATTTCCCGGGCCTCTTTAACTCTACCAC TTACCAGAAGACCAGCGCTACTATCAAGACGGCCGGGGAGAAGACCACCACAGCTCTTGGAAGCCTCAGTGCCAGTGTCTCCAAGAAGCTGGGGGAGATGAA aaactCCACTGCTTTCAAGTCAGTTGAGGAGAAAGTTGGTTCGGTCTACACCAATGTGAAG gaGTCGATCTCTTGA
- the LOC119383357 gene encoding tumor protein D54 isoform X1 translates to MDRAGAVTYEEDPYLPDCKAGEEESPAYDPGQDLGQVGATDPTLDDEGRSLLRLAAGEEIEELHHENFFDASADVKTTDATPDSGVHDLSGMDPEEKARQEAALRDELAQVEEEIQSLRTVLAAKVARSQELKRQLGISVWKELKDDMEQGIKNIQDTAAFKDVSGKLVEWNAAISSAPIYQKTSATIKTAGEKTTTALGSLSASVSKKLGEMKNSTAFKSVEEKVGSVYTNVKSKVSSRSSSVNSFEDALNSHPSNTSVSATPTTTPITEEKKPLS, encoded by the exons ATGGACCGTGCCGGGGCCGTGACGTACGAGGAAGACCCGTACTTGCCCGACTGCAAGGCCGGCGAGGAAGAGTCGCCCGCGTACGACCCGGGTCAGGACCTCGGGCAGGTGGGTGCCACCGACCCGACGCTCGACGACGAAGGCCGAAGTCTCCTCAGGCTGGCCGCCGGCGAGGAGATCGAGGAGTTGCACCACG AGAACTTCTTTGATGCGAGTGCCGACGTAAAAACAACCGACGCCACTCCAGACAGCGGAGTGCACGACCTGTCGGGAATGGATCCCGAAGAAAAGGCTCGCCAGGAGGCTGCTCTGAGGGATGAGCTGGCACAG GTGGAGGAAGAGATCCAGTCCTTGAGGACCGTGCTGGCAGCCAAGGTGGCCAGGTCCCAGGAGCTGAAACGCCAACTAGGCATCAGCGTCTGGAAGGAGCTCAAGGATGACATGGAGCAGGGAATCAAGAACATCCAGGACACTGCTGC GTTTAAAGATGTCAGTGGGAAATTGGTCGAATGGAATGCTGCTATCTCAAGCGCTCCCAT TTACCAGAAGACCAGCGCTACTATCAAGACGGCCGGGGAGAAGACCACCACAGCTCTTGGAAGCCTCAGTGCCAGTGTCTCCAAGAAGCTGGGGGAGATGAA aaactCCACTGCTTTCAAGTCAGTTGAGGAGAAAGTTGGTTCGGTCTACACCAATGTGAAG TCCAAGGTGTCGTCACGAAGCAGCAGCGTCAACAGCTTTGAGGACGCACTCAACAGCCATCCAAGCAATACTTCCGTGTCGGCAACGCCCACGACGACTCCCATTACCGAGGAAAAGAAGCCACTTTCCTAA
- the LOC119383355 gene encoding growth arrest and DNA damage-inducible proteins-interacting protein 1 has translation MFAACRNSFLYSPKLSASTLRYCAGSSSESSFNATTKSASVRALTQEEIDRKRDVSRIVPRKYSRGVKLEYTFPEFEYEYRIAFMRKDYAKFGRATGINPGLMWPSKEELQDLVHIENKFYPTLQELWDQDRAKHKAETEARRQREDEVEKNMAKLADARIAMLERDAKKKAKAEEDRRHREQMILEVREYIGYNVEPSDPKFKEVMAMKEEERKQAAKEARKKAKQEKMLAKLMAVGATDSPENKAASDKDDETQGSEPAEKDS, from the coding sequence ATGTTCGCTGCGTGCCGGAATTCGTTCCTGTACTCGCCGAAGCTCTCGGCGAGTACCCTTCGTTACTGCGCCGGTTCCTCGTCGGAATCCTCATTCAACGCGACAACGAAGAGCGCAAGTGTGAGAGCACTTACTCAAGAAGAGATCGACAGAAAGCGCGACGTGTCCCGCATTGTCCCGCGAAAGTACTCCCGGGGCGTCAAGCTGGAGTACACTTTTCCCGAGTTCGAGTACGAATATAGGATCGCCTTCATGCGCAAGGACTATGCCAAGTTCGGTCGCGCCACGGGCATCAACCCGGGATTAATGTGGCCTTCCAAGGAAGAGCTACAGGACCTGGTGCACATCGAAAACAAGTTCTACCCTACGCTTCAAGAGCTGTGGGACCAAGACCGCGCCAAGCATAAGGCCGAGACGGAGGCGCGTCGACAGAGGGAAGATGAGGTCGAGAAAAACATGGCCAAGTTGGCTGACGCGAGGATCGCCATGCTGGAGCGTGACGCCAAGAAGAAGGCCAAGGCCGAGGAAGATCGACGGCACCGCGAGCAGATGATACTGGAGGTACGCGAGTACATCGGCTACAACGTAGAGCCTTCCGATCCCAAGTTCAAAGAGGTGATGGCCATGAAGGAGGAAGAGAGGAAACAAGCGGCCAAGGAGGCCCGTAAGAAGGCCAAACAGGAAAAAATGTTAGCCAAGCTCATGGCTGTAGGAGCTACGGACAGCCCCGAGAACAAGGCTGCCTCGGATAAAGACGACGAGACGCAGGGAAGCGAACCCGCCGAGAAAGACTCGTAG
- the LOC119383357 gene encoding tumor protein D52 isoform X2 has protein sequence MDRAGAVTYEEDPYLPDCKAGEEESPAYDPGQDLGQVGATDPTLDDEGRSLLRLAAGEEIEELHHENFFDASADVKTTDATPDSGVHDLSGMDPEEKARQEAALRDELAQVEEEIQSLRTVLAAKVARSQELKRQLGISVWKELKDDMEQGIKNIQDTAAQNFPGLFNSTTYQKTSATIKTAGEKTTTALGSLSASVSKKLGEMKNSTAFKSVEEKVGSVYTNVKSKVSSRSSSVNSFEDALNSHPSNTSVSATPTTTPITEEKKPLS, from the exons ATGGACCGTGCCGGGGCCGTGACGTACGAGGAAGACCCGTACTTGCCCGACTGCAAGGCCGGCGAGGAAGAGTCGCCCGCGTACGACCCGGGTCAGGACCTCGGGCAGGTGGGTGCCACCGACCCGACGCTCGACGACGAAGGCCGAAGTCTCCTCAGGCTGGCCGCCGGCGAGGAGATCGAGGAGTTGCACCACG AGAACTTCTTTGATGCGAGTGCCGACGTAAAAACAACCGACGCCACTCCAGACAGCGGAGTGCACGACCTGTCGGGAATGGATCCCGAAGAAAAGGCTCGCCAGGAGGCTGCTCTGAGGGATGAGCTGGCACAG GTGGAGGAAGAGATCCAGTCCTTGAGGACCGTGCTGGCAGCCAAGGTGGCCAGGTCCCAGGAGCTGAAACGCCAACTAGGCATCAGCGTCTGGAAGGAGCTCAAGGATGACATGGAGCAGGGAATCAAGAACATCCAGGACACTGCTGC ACAAAATTTCCCGGGCCTCTTTAACTCTACCAC TTACCAGAAGACCAGCGCTACTATCAAGACGGCCGGGGAGAAGACCACCACAGCTCTTGGAAGCCTCAGTGCCAGTGTCTCCAAGAAGCTGGGGGAGATGAA aaactCCACTGCTTTCAAGTCAGTTGAGGAGAAAGTTGGTTCGGTCTACACCAATGTGAAG TCCAAGGTGTCGTCACGAAGCAGCAGCGTCAACAGCTTTGAGGACGCACTCAACAGCCATCCAAGCAATACTTCCGTGTCGGCAACGCCCACGACGACTCCCATTACCGAGGAAAAGAAGCCACTTTCCTAA
- the LOC119383354 gene encoding dnaJ homolog subfamily C member 27 isoform X2, translating into MDIESRIKRPRHVRIIAVGNVEAGKTSIIKRYCEGRFSVKYHATIGVDYGKTNDSSSSGERAEALERWLHEMAEGMDNTSVVCVVCGNKSDRGARVQNKEVERWVDMHKFSHFVVSALNGTGIREMFQSLLMQVLKVQETGRDPVALWSSCNYSKEELQAVHQVRWSRSEYEKLGIDPRASKDDINRSYRRLAVLLHPDKSTAPGCEEAFKMLVAARTALLKRLLH; encoded by the exons ATGGATATAGAGAGCAGGATAAAGCGACCTCGGCACGTCAGAATCATTGCAGTCGGAAACGTAGAAGCCGGAAAG ACCAGCATAATCAAGCGGTACTGCGAAGGAAGATTTTCTGTGAAGTACCATGCAACAATAGGAGTAGACTACGGCAAAACAAA CGACAGTTCAAGCTCCGGAGAGCGTGCAGAGGCACTCGAGCGATGGCTTCACGAGATGGCAGAGGGCATGGACAACACATCAGTGGTCTGTGTTGTGTGTGGAAACAAG AGCGACAGAGGAGCACGTGTGCAAAACAAGGAAGTTGAAAGATGGGTGGACATGCACAAATTCTCCCATTTTGTTGTCTCAGCCTTGAATGGCACTGGCATCCGTGAAATGTTTCAG AGCCTGCTGATGCAAGTTCTCAAAGTACAAGAGACGGGAAGGGACCCCGTCGCGTTGTGGTCTTCCTGCAACTACAGTAAAGAGGAACTTCAAGCAGTCCATCAAGTACGATGGTCTCGGTCAGAGTACGAGAAGCTTGGAATTGACCCGAGAGCGTCCAA GGATGACATCAACCGGTCTTATCGGCGCCTAGCCGTCCTGCTGCATCCAGACAAGAGCACAGCGCCTGGTTGTGAAGAAGCCTTCAAGATGCTTGTGGCGGCGAGAACTGCTCTGCTCAAGCGTTTACTGCACTGA
- the LOC119383357 gene encoding tumor protein D54 isoform X4, translating into MDRAGAVTYEEDPYLPDCKAGEEESPAYDPGQDLGQVGATDPTLDDEGRSLLRLAAGEEIEELHHENFFDASADVKTTDATPDSGVHDLSGMDPEEKARQEAALRDELAQVEEEIQSLRTVLAAKVARSQELKRQLGISVWKELKDDMEQGIKNIQDTAAFKDVSGKLVEWNAAISSAPIYQKTSATIKTAGEKTTTALGSLSASVSKKLGEMKNSTAFKSVEEKVGSVYTNVKESIS; encoded by the exons ATGGACCGTGCCGGGGCCGTGACGTACGAGGAAGACCCGTACTTGCCCGACTGCAAGGCCGGCGAGGAAGAGTCGCCCGCGTACGACCCGGGTCAGGACCTCGGGCAGGTGGGTGCCACCGACCCGACGCTCGACGACGAAGGCCGAAGTCTCCTCAGGCTGGCCGCCGGCGAGGAGATCGAGGAGTTGCACCACG AGAACTTCTTTGATGCGAGTGCCGACGTAAAAACAACCGACGCCACTCCAGACAGCGGAGTGCACGACCTGTCGGGAATGGATCCCGAAGAAAAGGCTCGCCAGGAGGCTGCTCTGAGGGATGAGCTGGCACAG GTGGAGGAAGAGATCCAGTCCTTGAGGACCGTGCTGGCAGCCAAGGTGGCCAGGTCCCAGGAGCTGAAACGCCAACTAGGCATCAGCGTCTGGAAGGAGCTCAAGGATGACATGGAGCAGGGAATCAAGAACATCCAGGACACTGCTGC GTTTAAAGATGTCAGTGGGAAATTGGTCGAATGGAATGCTGCTATCTCAAGCGCTCCCAT TTACCAGAAGACCAGCGCTACTATCAAGACGGCCGGGGAGAAGACCACCACAGCTCTTGGAAGCCTCAGTGCCAGTGTCTCCAAGAAGCTGGGGGAGATGAA aaactCCACTGCTTTCAAGTCAGTTGAGGAGAAAGTTGGTTCGGTCTACACCAATGTGAAG gaGTCGATCTCTTGA
- the LOC119383357 gene encoding tumor protein D52 isoform X3 → MDRAGAVTYEEDPYLPDCKAGEEESPAYDPGQDLGQVGATDPTLDDEGRSLLRLAAGEEIEELHHENFFDASADVKTTDATPDSGVHDLSGMDPEEKARQEAALRDELAQVEEEIQSLRTVLAAKVARSQELKRQLGISVWKELKDDMEQGIKNIQDTAAYQKTSATIKTAGEKTTTALGSLSASVSKKLGEMKNSTAFKSVEEKVGSVYTNVKSKVSSRSSSVNSFEDALNSHPSNTSVSATPTTTPITEEKKPLS, encoded by the exons ATGGACCGTGCCGGGGCCGTGACGTACGAGGAAGACCCGTACTTGCCCGACTGCAAGGCCGGCGAGGAAGAGTCGCCCGCGTACGACCCGGGTCAGGACCTCGGGCAGGTGGGTGCCACCGACCCGACGCTCGACGACGAAGGCCGAAGTCTCCTCAGGCTGGCCGCCGGCGAGGAGATCGAGGAGTTGCACCACG AGAACTTCTTTGATGCGAGTGCCGACGTAAAAACAACCGACGCCACTCCAGACAGCGGAGTGCACGACCTGTCGGGAATGGATCCCGAAGAAAAGGCTCGCCAGGAGGCTGCTCTGAGGGATGAGCTGGCACAG GTGGAGGAAGAGATCCAGTCCTTGAGGACCGTGCTGGCAGCCAAGGTGGCCAGGTCCCAGGAGCTGAAACGCCAACTAGGCATCAGCGTCTGGAAGGAGCTCAAGGATGACATGGAGCAGGGAATCAAGAACATCCAGGACACTGCTGC TTACCAGAAGACCAGCGCTACTATCAAGACGGCCGGGGAGAAGACCACCACAGCTCTTGGAAGCCTCAGTGCCAGTGTCTCCAAGAAGCTGGGGGAGATGAA aaactCCACTGCTTTCAAGTCAGTTGAGGAGAAAGTTGGTTCGGTCTACACCAATGTGAAG TCCAAGGTGTCGTCACGAAGCAGCAGCGTCAACAGCTTTGAGGACGCACTCAACAGCCATCCAAGCAATACTTCCGTGTCGGCAACGCCCACGACGACTCCCATTACCGAGGAAAAGAAGCCACTTTCCTAA
- the LOC119383357 gene encoding tumor protein D52 isoform X7: protein MDRAGAVTYEEDPYLPDCKAGEEESPAYDPGQDLGQVGATDPTLDDEGRSLLRLAAGEEIEELHHENFFDASADVKTTDATPDSGVHDLSGMDPEEKARQEAALRDELAQVEEEIQSLRTVLAAKVARSQELKRQLGISVWKELKDDMEQGIKNIQDTAAYQKTSATIKTAGEKTTTALGSLSASVSKKLGEMKNSTAFKSVEEKVGSVYTNVKESIS, encoded by the exons ATGGACCGTGCCGGGGCCGTGACGTACGAGGAAGACCCGTACTTGCCCGACTGCAAGGCCGGCGAGGAAGAGTCGCCCGCGTACGACCCGGGTCAGGACCTCGGGCAGGTGGGTGCCACCGACCCGACGCTCGACGACGAAGGCCGAAGTCTCCTCAGGCTGGCCGCCGGCGAGGAGATCGAGGAGTTGCACCACG AGAACTTCTTTGATGCGAGTGCCGACGTAAAAACAACCGACGCCACTCCAGACAGCGGAGTGCACGACCTGTCGGGAATGGATCCCGAAGAAAAGGCTCGCCAGGAGGCTGCTCTGAGGGATGAGCTGGCACAG GTGGAGGAAGAGATCCAGTCCTTGAGGACCGTGCTGGCAGCCAAGGTGGCCAGGTCCCAGGAGCTGAAACGCCAACTAGGCATCAGCGTCTGGAAGGAGCTCAAGGATGACATGGAGCAGGGAATCAAGAACATCCAGGACACTGCTGC TTACCAGAAGACCAGCGCTACTATCAAGACGGCCGGGGAGAAGACCACCACAGCTCTTGGAAGCCTCAGTGCCAGTGTCTCCAAGAAGCTGGGGGAGATGAA aaactCCACTGCTTTCAAGTCAGTTGAGGAGAAAGTTGGTTCGGTCTACACCAATGTGAAG gaGTCGATCTCTTGA